From a single Mycolicibacterium moriokaense genomic region:
- a CDS encoding MmpS family protein has protein sequence MIGLAKKVWIPLVILLVVVVAGFTVHRVRTFFGQDGIIVTPKVFADDPEPFDPKVVKYEIFGNGSYADINYLDLDAKPQRIDGASLPWSLTLQTTAPSAAPNIVAQGDGSTITCRITVDDEVKDERTSTGLNAQTFCFVKSA, from the coding sequence TTGATCGGCCTCGCCAAAAAGGTATGGATTCCGCTCGTCATCCTCCTCGTGGTGGTTGTCGCGGGATTCACGGTCCATCGCGTCCGCACGTTCTTCGGCCAGGACGGCATCATCGTCACCCCGAAGGTGTTCGCCGACGATCCCGAGCCGTTCGACCCGAAGGTCGTGAAGTACGAGATCTTCGGTAACGGCTCGTACGCCGACATCAACTACCTGGACCTGGACGCCAAACCACAGCGCATCGACGGCGCGAGCCTGCCGTGGTCGCTGACGCTGCAGACCACTGCACCGTCGGCGGCGCCGAACATCGTCGCGCAGGGCGACGGGTCCACGATCACCTGCCGCATCACCGTCGATGACGAAGTGAAGGACGAACGCACTTCCACCGGCTTGAACGCTCAGACTTTTTGTTTTGTCAAGTCCGCATGA
- a CDS encoding amidohydrolase family protein: MRIIDADGHVAEGASLAVEAMQRWPDFIAPRSDGRALVIEGRNYPESEGPGAGCPREHGLSRAPGIDYTSPEGVLGDADRDHIDTMVLYPSLGLCAPTLEDPEFATGFARLYNQWIADYCRSSGGRLRGIAVTPIEHGAVAIDVMREAKELGLVATHVPPALKTRNLDHPDLDPFYAAAVELDMPLGIHGAPGMHLPKVGVDRFTNYIQVHCVSFPFDQMTAMTALISGGVFDRHPDLRVAFLEAGVGWVPFFIDRLHEHFEKRGDWIEGGWRRDPQEYLRAGNIWTTCEPEEPILPGVIDVLGDDFIMFASDYPHWDGEWPHSTEHLRNRPDIGDESRAKIGGLNAQRFYALN, encoded by the coding sequence ATGCGGATCATTGATGCCGACGGCCATGTCGCCGAGGGTGCGTCGCTCGCGGTCGAGGCGATGCAGCGCTGGCCGGATTTCATCGCGCCGCGATCGGACGGCCGCGCGCTGGTCATCGAGGGCCGCAACTACCCGGAATCCGAAGGCCCGGGTGCCGGCTGCCCGCGCGAACACGGGCTGTCGAGGGCGCCCGGCATCGACTACACGTCGCCGGAGGGCGTGCTCGGCGACGCCGACCGCGACCACATCGACACGATGGTGCTGTATCCGAGCCTCGGGCTGTGCGCACCGACGCTGGAAGATCCGGAGTTCGCCACGGGATTCGCCCGGCTCTACAACCAGTGGATCGCCGACTACTGCCGCTCGAGCGGCGGCCGGTTGCGGGGGATCGCGGTGACGCCGATCGAACACGGCGCCGTGGCCATCGACGTCATGCGCGAGGCCAAGGAGCTCGGACTCGTCGCGACCCACGTCCCGCCGGCGCTCAAGACGCGCAATCTCGACCACCCCGACCTCGACCCGTTCTACGCCGCGGCCGTCGAACTGGACATGCCGCTCGGTATCCACGGCGCGCCGGGTATGCACCTACCGAAGGTCGGCGTCGACCGGTTCACCAACTACATCCAGGTGCACTGTGTGAGTTTCCCGTTCGACCAGATGACGGCCATGACGGCGCTCATCTCCGGCGGCGTCTTCGACCGGCACCCCGACCTGCGTGTCGCGTTCCTGGAAGCCGGGGTGGGATGGGTGCCGTTCTTCATCGACCGGCTGCACGAGCATTTCGAGAAGCGCGGCGACTGGATCGAAGGTGGCTGGCGGCGTGACCCGCAGGAGTATCTGCGGGCGGGCAACATCTGGACGACGTGTGAGCCCGAGGAGCCGATATTGCCGGGCGTCATCGACGTACTCGGCGACGACTTCATCATGTTCGCCAGCGACTATCCCCACTGGGACGGTGAATGGCCGCACAGCACAGAGCATTTGCGGAATCGCCCCGACATCGGGGACGAGTCGCGGGCGAAGATCGGCGGACTGAACGCCCAGCGGTTCTACGCGCTCAACTGA
- the fadD1 gene encoding fatty-acid--CoA ligase FadD1, translating to MPSETIQQLLRERATADTVAVKYGERSWTWREHLRDASTRAAALLSLTDHERPLHVGVLMDNNPEFLNQMAAAGLGGYVLCGINSTRRGEALAADIRRADCQIVVTDGEHRSLLDGLDLDGVQILDISTDDWTRLIESAGDLTPYREVEPMDTYMLIFTSGTSGNPKPVRVSHFMVLMSGQALVDKFEITEDDTCYLSMPLFHSNALVAGWGVGVARGAAMAPAKFSASGFVKDIRHYGATYMNYVGKPLAYILATPEGPDDAQVPLRIAFGNEASDRDIEAFEKRFGCTVWDGFGSTENAVIITREEGTPKGSLGKGFPGVAIYNPETVTECPPARFDENGALLNAEEAIGELVNTDGQGFFTGYYNADDATAERLRHGMYWSGDLAYRDADGWIYLAGRSGDWMRVDGENMAAAPIERILSRLPVINLVAVYAVPDENVGDQIMAAIVLNDEASLSPDEFEAFLAAQPDLSPKAWPRYVRIAPDLPTTATHKVLKRELAAQGPTPGDGELWVREERGTRYSRA from the coding sequence ATGCCGAGCGAGACCATCCAGCAATTGCTCCGTGAACGCGCGACGGCGGACACCGTCGCGGTCAAGTACGGCGAGCGCAGTTGGACGTGGCGCGAACATCTGCGCGATGCGTCGACCCGCGCCGCCGCGCTGCTCTCGCTCACCGATCACGAGCGGCCGCTGCACGTGGGCGTGCTGATGGACAACAACCCGGAGTTCCTGAACCAGATGGCGGCCGCGGGCCTCGGCGGTTATGTGCTGTGCGGGATCAACTCGACGCGCCGCGGGGAGGCGCTGGCCGCCGATATCCGCCGCGCCGACTGCCAGATCGTGGTGACCGACGGTGAGCACCGGTCGTTGCTCGACGGTCTCGACCTCGACGGTGTGCAGATCCTGGACATCTCGACCGACGACTGGACGCGGTTGATCGAGTCCGCAGGCGACCTGACGCCCTACCGCGAGGTCGAGCCGATGGACACCTACATGCTGATCTTCACCTCGGGAACGAGTGGCAACCCGAAACCCGTACGGGTGTCTCATTTCATGGTGCTGATGTCGGGCCAGGCCCTCGTCGACAAGTTCGAGATCACCGAGGACGACACGTGCTACCTGTCGATGCCGTTGTTCCACTCCAACGCGCTGGTGGCTGGATGGGGTGTGGGGGTGGCCCGGGGCGCGGCGATGGCGCCGGCCAAGTTCTCGGCATCGGGGTTCGTCAAGGACATCCGGCACTACGGCGCCACCTACATGAACTACGTCGGCAAGCCGCTGGCCTACATCCTGGCCACGCCAGAAGGGCCGGATGACGCCCAGGTTCCGCTGCGCATCGCCTTCGGCAACGAGGCCAGCGACCGGGACATCGAGGCGTTCGAGAAGCGGTTCGGCTGCACGGTGTGGGACGGGTTCGGCTCGACGGAGAACGCGGTCATCATCACGAGGGAGGAAGGGACGCCGAAAGGCTCACTGGGCAAAGGGTTTCCGGGTGTGGCGATCTACAACCCCGAGACGGTCACCGAGTGCCCGCCCGCACGTTTCGACGAGAACGGCGCCCTGCTGAACGCCGAGGAGGCGATCGGCGAACTGGTCAACACCGACGGGCAGGGCTTCTTCACCGGCTACTACAACGCCGACGACGCGACCGCCGAACGCCTGCGGCACGGCATGTACTGGTCCGGCGACTTGGCCTACCGCGACGCCGATGGCTGGATCTACCTGGCCGGTCGCAGTGGCGACTGGATGCGAGTGGACGGCGAGAACATGGCGGCCGCACCGATCGAGCGCATCCTGAGCCGGTTGCCCGTGATCAATCTGGTCGCCGTCTATGCGGTGCCCGATGAGAACGTCGGCGATCAGATCATGGCGGCGATCGTGCTCAACGACGAAGCGTCCCTCTCGCCCGACGAGTTCGAGGCATTCCTGGCCGCGCAGCCCGACCTGTCGCCCAAGGCGTGGCCGCGATACGTCCGCATCGCACCCGATCTGCCGACCACCGCTACGCACAAGGTGCTCAAGCGTGAACTCGCCGCGCAAGGGCCGACGCCCGGCGACGGTGAACTGTGGGTCCGCGAAGAGCGCGGCACCCGATACAGCCGCGCCTGA
- a CDS encoding TetR/AcrR family transcriptional regulator: MLEEGYAAATSRRVAAKAGVKPALVHYYFPSMDDLFIAVLRDGAETNLARQQQALMEKEPLHALWRLNSTHGARLFMEFMALANHRKAIRSEIAAYAERFGDIEERAVEAAMRAHGADTEAFPPVVMSMIVTSLARIVLLERGLGITRGHAEAETFIKHYLDRFETPRS; this comes from the coding sequence ATGCTGGAAGAGGGGTACGCCGCGGCGACCTCGCGGCGGGTGGCGGCGAAGGCCGGCGTGAAGCCCGCACTGGTGCACTACTACTTCCCGAGCATGGACGATCTGTTCATCGCCGTGCTGCGCGACGGTGCCGAAACCAACCTCGCGCGACAGCAGCAGGCACTCATGGAGAAAGAGCCACTCCATGCGCTGTGGCGGCTCAACAGCACCCACGGTGCCCGGCTGTTCATGGAGTTCATGGCGCTGGCCAACCATCGCAAGGCCATCCGCAGCGAGATCGCCGCCTACGCGGAGCGCTTCGGAGATATAGAGGAAAGGGCCGTGGAGGCCGCGATGCGCGCGCACGGCGCGGACACGGAGGCCTTTCCGCCGGTCGTGATGTCTATGATCGTCACGAGTCTCGCGCGCATCGTGCTGCTGGAACGCGGCCTTGGGATAACCCGCGGTCACGCCGAGGCGGAAACCTTCATCAAGCATTATCTCGATCGTTTCGAAACGCCCCGGTCGTGA
- a CDS encoding cytochrome P450 — MTTTNETEVYYDPYDVGIVANPYPTYARLREEAPLYYNERYDFWAISRYADVEKALNDWETFSNQRSDILELIKSDFDMPKGVMMFEDPPVHTMLRGLMSRVFTPRRMAEIEDQIRAYCVKCLDPLVGSDSFDIVAELAAMMPMRVIGMLLGIPESEQVEFRDRNDANLRTKPGAPMKVAKADAIADGRMYADYVEWRSKNPSDDLMTALLNVEFTDEDGVTRKLHRKEVLHYTQVVAGAGNETTGRLIGWLAKVLAEHPDQRREVHQDRSLLTRTIDETLRFEPTGPHVARYMARDYEAYGQAVPAGSAMLLLFGAANRDPARYDDPDTFNIHRSGAHLTFGKGLHYCLGANLARLEGRVALDELLNRWPEWDVDYETAQLAPTSTVRGWEKLRVIVK; from the coding sequence GTGACCACCACGAATGAGACCGAGGTGTATTACGACCCGTACGACGTCGGGATCGTGGCGAATCCGTACCCGACCTACGCGCGGCTGCGCGAGGAAGCGCCGCTGTATTACAACGAGCGCTACGACTTCTGGGCGATATCCCGCTACGCCGACGTCGAGAAGGCGCTCAACGACTGGGAGACGTTCTCTAACCAGCGCAGCGACATCCTCGAGCTGATCAAATCGGACTTCGACATGCCCAAGGGTGTGATGATGTTCGAGGATCCGCCGGTGCACACCATGCTGCGGGGGCTGATGTCCCGGGTGTTCACTCCACGCCGGATGGCCGAGATCGAGGATCAGATTCGCGCCTACTGTGTGAAATGCCTTGACCCACTGGTGGGTTCGGACAGCTTCGACATCGTCGCCGAGCTCGCCGCCATGATGCCGATGCGCGTCATCGGCATGCTCCTCGGTATTCCGGAGTCCGAGCAGGTGGAGTTCCGCGACCGCAACGACGCGAACCTCCGCACCAAGCCGGGTGCGCCGATGAAGGTCGCCAAGGCCGATGCGATCGCCGACGGCCGCATGTACGCCGACTATGTGGAGTGGCGGTCGAAGAATCCGTCCGACGACCTGATGACCGCCCTGCTCAACGTCGAGTTCACCGACGAAGACGGGGTGACTCGCAAGCTGCACCGAAAAGAGGTGCTGCACTACACCCAGGTGGTCGCGGGCGCGGGCAACGAGACGACGGGCCGGCTCATCGGCTGGCTCGCCAAAGTGCTTGCTGAGCACCCGGATCAGCGTCGCGAGGTGCACCAGGACCGCTCGCTGCTGACCCGTACGATCGACGAGACCCTGCGCTTCGAACCGACGGGTCCGCATGTAGCCCGTTATATGGCAAGGGATTACGAGGCCTACGGGCAGGCGGTGCCCGCGGGCAGCGCAATGCTCCTGCTGTTCGGCGCCGCGAACCGCGACCCTGCGCGCTACGACGACCCGGACACGTTCAACATTCACCGCAGCGGTGCGCACCTGACGTTCGGCAAGGGTCTGCACTACTGCCTCGGCGCCAATCTGGCGCGGCTGGAGGGACGCGTGGCGCTCGACGAGCTGCTCAACCGGTGGCCGGAGTGGGACGTCGACTACGAAACCGCGCAGCTGGCACCGACATCGACGGTTCGCGGCTGGGAGAAGCTGCGCGTCATCGTCAAGTGA
- a CDS encoding Zn-dependent alcohol dehydrogenase has protein sequence MRSRAAILHDMGQPWSVEEFELDPPRAGEVLVEMAAAGLCHSDEHIRNGDMSASNEVMQSFGLPSMFPLIGGHEGAGVVLEVGDGVTAFAPGDHVVSTFVAVCGQCRWCNSGMEYICDMGAQVMIPGMPTDGTFRHHTADGRNLGHLSKVGAFSKHTVVSTDSIVKIPSHLPLLPMALLSCGIPTGYGSVENRANVKTGDTVVVVGVGGIGTGAIQAARIKGAAQIIAVDPVEFKQKSALGFGATHSVSSTQEAADLVRDLTHGVMADSVIVSPSLIAGEDVQAALTLTRKGGTCVLTGMTKQLTNSISINLQEFILWNKNLVGTVLGSCNPRVDIARFARLYEAGLLQLDEMITRRYRLDEINDGYRDQLNGEIIRGIIDFSLD, from the coding sequence ATGAGAAGTCGCGCGGCGATCCTGCACGACATGGGTCAGCCCTGGTCGGTGGAGGAGTTCGAGCTCGATCCGCCACGTGCGGGTGAAGTGCTCGTGGAGATGGCCGCCGCGGGCTTGTGCCACTCCGACGAGCACATCCGCAACGGCGACATGTCCGCGTCCAACGAGGTGATGCAGTCGTTCGGTCTGCCATCGATGTTCCCGCTGATCGGTGGCCACGAAGGCGCGGGCGTGGTGCTCGAAGTGGGCGACGGGGTGACGGCCTTCGCGCCGGGCGACCACGTCGTAAGCACCTTCGTCGCCGTCTGCGGCCAATGCAGATGGTGCAACTCCGGGATGGAATACATCTGCGACATGGGTGCGCAGGTCATGATCCCCGGTATGCCGACGGACGGCACCTTTCGCCATCACACGGCCGACGGACGAAACCTCGGTCACCTGTCGAAGGTCGGCGCCTTCTCCAAACACACTGTGGTGTCGACGGATTCGATCGTCAAGATCCCGTCGCATCTCCCGCTGCTCCCGATGGCGCTACTCTCGTGCGGCATTCCGACGGGCTACGGTTCGGTGGAGAACCGCGCCAACGTCAAGACCGGCGACACGGTCGTGGTCGTCGGGGTCGGCGGCATCGGCACCGGGGCCATCCAGGCGGCACGCATCAAAGGCGCGGCACAGATCATCGCCGTCGACCCGGTGGAGTTCAAGCAGAAGTCAGCCCTGGGTTTCGGTGCCACGCACAGCGTTTCGAGCACCCAGGAGGCCGCCGACCTCGTCCGCGACCTCACCCACGGAGTGATGGCCGACAGCGTCATCGTCTCGCCGTCGTTGATCGCGGGTGAGGACGTCCAAGCGGCGCTGACGCTGACGCGCAAGGGCGGGACGTGCGTCCTCACCGGAATGACGAAGCAACTCACGAACTCGATCTCGATCAACCTGCAGGAGTTCATCCTGTGGAACAAGAACCTCGTCGGCACGGTGTTGGGGTCGTGCAACCCCCGCGTCGACATCGCACGCTTCGCCCGCCTCTACGAAGCGGGACTGTTGCAGCTCGACGAGATGATCACCCGCCGCTATCGGCTCGACGAGATCAACGACGGCTACCGCGATCAGCTGAACGGCGAGATCATCCGCGGCATCATCGACTTCAGCCTCGACTGA
- a CDS encoding MMPL/RND family transporter, giving the protein MSTPTSEAPTEAFPPVEPTARPFIPRMIRAFAVPIILVWIAVIAVLNTTVPQLETVGQMRAVSMSPDSAPSMIAMKRVGQVFQEFDSDSSAMVILEGDKPLGEDSREFYGEMIKRLEADKKHVQSVQDFWSDPLTASGAQSSDGKAAYVQVYLAGNQGESLANESVEAVKKIIDDMTPPPGVKVFVTGAAALAADQHIASDRSMQMIEAVTFTVIIVMLLLVYRSVVTVVLTLVMVVLQLSAARGVVAFLGYHEIIGLSTFATNLLATLAIAAGTDYAIFLIGRYQEARSAGEDKEQAFYTMYRGTAHVVLGSGLTIAGATFCLSFTRLPYFQTLGVPLAIGMTVGVVAALTLSAAIIVVAGRFGRTLDPKRALRVRGWRKIGAAVVRWPGPILASTIVLSLVGLLTLPGYRTNYNDRNYLPADLPANEGYAAADRHFSQARMNPELLMIESDHDLRNSADFLVIDKIAKQVFRVPGISRVQAITRPDGKPIEHTSIPFQISMQGTTQQMNQKYLQDRMADMLVQADEMENTIATMEKMSSLTEQMAATTHSMVTKMKSMTLDVAELRDNIANFDDFFRPLRNYFYWEPKCFNIPVCWALRSIFDTLDGIDTMTTDIQELIPDMERLDALMPQMVKLMPEMIATMKTMRTMMLTMYATQKGMQDQMAAMQENSSAMGEAFDASMNDDSFYLPPEVFDNAEFKKGMENFISPDGKSVRFIVAHDGDPMTPEGVARIDAIKQAAKEAIKGTPLEGSTVYLAGTAAVFKDMSDGNNFDLMIAAISALALIFVIMLILTRSVVAAAVIVGTVLTSLGASFGLSVLIWQHLIGIELHWMVLAMSVIILLAVGADYNLLLVSRLKEELHAGVNTGIIRAMGGSGSVVTTAGLVFAFTMMSMAVSELTVIGQVGTTIGLGLLFDTLVIRSFMTPSIAALMGKWFWWPQRVRARPVPAPWPQPPQQLAPVGPEGGQQ; this is encoded by the coding sequence ATGAGTACACCCACCAGCGAGGCACCGACTGAGGCATTTCCGCCCGTCGAACCGACTGCGCGGCCGTTCATCCCGCGGATGATCCGCGCCTTCGCGGTCCCGATCATCCTCGTCTGGATCGCCGTCATCGCGGTGCTGAATACCACTGTGCCCCAACTGGAAACGGTGGGTCAGATGCGTGCGGTCTCGATGAGCCCGGATTCGGCGCCGTCGATGATCGCGATGAAGCGCGTCGGGCAGGTGTTCCAGGAGTTCGACTCCGACAGCTCCGCCATGGTCATCCTGGAGGGCGACAAGCCGCTCGGTGAGGACTCCCGCGAGTTCTACGGCGAGATGATCAAACGCCTCGAAGCGGACAAGAAGCACGTCCAGAGCGTTCAGGACTTCTGGAGCGACCCGCTGACCGCCTCCGGAGCGCAGAGCAGCGACGGTAAGGCCGCCTACGTCCAGGTCTACCTCGCAGGCAACCAGGGTGAATCGCTGGCCAACGAGTCGGTTGAGGCCGTCAAGAAGATCATCGACGACATGACGCCGCCACCGGGCGTCAAGGTCTTCGTCACCGGCGCGGCCGCACTGGCAGCCGACCAGCACATCGCCTCCGACCGCAGCATGCAGATGATCGAGGCCGTCACGTTCACCGTGATCATCGTGATGCTGCTGCTCGTCTACCGCTCGGTCGTCACCGTCGTGTTGACCCTTGTGATGGTCGTGCTGCAGCTGTCGGCGGCCCGCGGGGTCGTGGCGTTCCTCGGCTACCACGAGATCATCGGCCTCTCGACCTTCGCCACGAACCTGCTGGCGACGCTGGCCATCGCCGCGGGTACTGACTATGCGATCTTCCTGATCGGCCGATATCAGGAGGCTCGTTCGGCCGGCGAAGACAAAGAACAAGCGTTCTACACGATGTACCGGGGAACGGCCCACGTCGTGCTGGGTTCCGGCCTCACCATCGCCGGCGCCACCTTCTGCCTGAGCTTCACCCGGCTCCCCTACTTCCAGACACTCGGTGTGCCGCTGGCCATCGGTATGACCGTCGGTGTCGTCGCCGCGCTGACTCTCAGCGCCGCGATCATCGTCGTGGCGGGCAGGTTCGGCAGGACCCTCGACCCGAAACGCGCGCTGAGGGTGCGCGGCTGGCGCAAGATCGGCGCCGCTGTGGTCCGGTGGCCCGGCCCGATCCTGGCGTCGACGATCGTCCTCTCGTTGGTCGGTCTCTTGACGCTGCCCGGGTACCGCACCAACTACAACGACCGCAACTACCTTCCCGCGGACCTGCCCGCGAACGAGGGATACGCGGCGGCCGACCGGCACTTCTCGCAGGCGCGGATGAATCCCGAACTGCTGATGATCGAGAGCGACCACGACCTGCGCAACTCCGCGGACTTCCTCGTCATCGACAAGATCGCCAAGCAGGTGTTCCGGGTTCCGGGCATCTCGCGGGTCCAGGCCATCACCCGGCCAGACGGAAAGCCGATCGAGCACACGTCCATCCCGTTCCAGATCAGCATGCAGGGCACGACCCAGCAGATGAATCAGAAGTACCTGCAGGACCGCATGGCGGACATGCTCGTCCAGGCCGACGAGATGGAGAACACCATCGCGACGATGGAGAAGATGTCGTCGCTCACCGAGCAGATGGCCGCCACCACGCACTCCATGGTCACGAAGATGAAGTCGATGACCCTCGACGTGGCCGAATTGCGGGACAACATCGCGAATTTCGACGATTTCTTCCGGCCGCTGCGCAACTACTTCTACTGGGAACCGAAGTGCTTCAACATCCCGGTCTGTTGGGCGTTGCGGTCGATCTTCGACACTCTCGACGGCATCGACACGATGACCACCGACATCCAGGAACTGATCCCGGATATGGAGCGGCTGGACGCGTTGATGCCGCAGATGGTCAAGCTGATGCCCGAGATGATCGCGACCATGAAGACCATGCGGACCATGATGCTGACCATGTATGCCACCCAGAAGGGCATGCAGGATCAGATGGCCGCGATGCAGGAGAACTCGTCGGCGATGGGCGAGGCGTTCGATGCGTCGATGAACGACGACTCCTTCTATCTGCCGCCGGAAGTCTTCGACAACGCAGAGTTCAAGAAGGGCATGGAGAACTTCATCTCGCCCGACGGCAAGTCGGTGCGGTTCATCGTCGCCCACGACGGTGACCCGATGACGCCGGAAGGTGTCGCGAGGATCGACGCGATCAAACAGGCCGCCAAGGAAGCCATCAAGGGCACCCCGTTGGAGGGGTCGACGGTGTACCTGGCCGGCACCGCGGCGGTGTTCAAGGACATGTCCGACGGCAACAACTTCGACCTGATGATCGCCGCCATTTCGGCATTGGCCCTGATCTTCGTCATCATGCTGATCCTCACCCGAAGCGTGGTGGCCGCCGCCGTCATCGTCGGCACGGTGCTGACTTCGCTGGGCGCTTCGTTCGGCCTCTCGGTGCTGATCTGGCAGCACCTCATCGGCATCGAACTGCACTGGATGGTGCTGGCGATGTCGGTCATCATCCTGTTGGCCGTCGGAGCCGACTACAATTTGCTCCTGGTATCAAGGCTCAAAGAAGAGCTGCATGCCGGGGTCAACACCGGGATCATCCGCGCGATGGGCGGAAGCGGCTCGGTGGTCACCACAGCGGGTCTGGTGTTCGCCTTCACGATGATGTCGATGGCGGTCAGCGAACTCACAGTTATCGGACAAGTCGGAACCACCATCGGGCTCGGCCTATTGTTCGATACGCTAGTAATCCGGTCGTTCATGACACCGTCCATCGCGGCGTTGATGGGCAAGTGGTTCTGGTGGCCACAGCGGGTTCGGGCACGGCCGGTGCCCGCGCCGTGGCCGCAACCACCGCAGCAGTTGGCCCCTGTGGGCCCTGAGGGAGGACAGCAGTGA
- a CDS encoding mycofactocin-coupled SDR family oxidoreductase: MAGRVEGKVAFITGAARGQGRSHAVRLAQEGADVIAIDICRGFEDSTAPAATPEDLAETADMVKNLDRRIVTAQVDVRDYDAMKAALDSGVEQLGGLDIVVANAGIGTTGVKLHKMREDIWDETIDINLGGVWKTVKAAVPHLLARGSGSVIITSSVGGTKAYPQVGHYIAAKHGVVGLMRTFAVELGAKNIRVNTVHPTHVCTPLLMNEPTYQLFRPDLKNPGPDDLAPICQSFHFLPIPWVEPVDISNAVLFLASDEARYITGVTLPVDAGSLLK, from the coding sequence ATGGCTGGTCGGGTAGAGGGCAAGGTCGCGTTCATCACCGGGGCGGCACGCGGGCAGGGCCGAAGTCACGCGGTGCGGTTGGCTCAAGAGGGCGCCGACGTCATCGCGATCGACATCTGCCGCGGGTTCGAGGACTCGACAGCGCCCGCGGCCACACCTGAAGACCTCGCCGAGACCGCCGACATGGTCAAGAACCTGGACCGGCGCATCGTGACCGCGCAGGTCGACGTCCGCGACTACGACGCGATGAAGGCCGCGCTCGACAGCGGCGTCGAACAGCTCGGCGGCCTCGACATCGTCGTGGCCAACGCGGGCATCGGCACCACAGGCGTCAAGTTGCACAAGATGCGCGAGGACATCTGGGACGAGACCATCGACATCAATCTCGGGGGCGTGTGGAAGACGGTCAAGGCCGCCGTTCCTCACCTGCTCGCCCGCGGCAGCGGGTCCGTCATCATCACCAGCTCGGTCGGCGGCACCAAGGCATACCCTCAGGTGGGCCACTACATCGCCGCCAAACACGGCGTCGTCGGGCTGATGCGGACATTCGCAGTCGAACTGGGCGCCAAGAACATTCGCGTCAACACCGTGCACCCGACGCACGTGTGCACTCCGCTGTTGATGAACGAGCCGACCTATCAGCTGTTCCGTCCCGATCTGAAAAATCCCGGGCCCGACGACCTCGCCCCGATCTGCCAGTCGTTCCACTTCCTTCCGATCCCATGGGTGGAGCCGGTCGACATCAGTAACGCGGTGCTGTTCCTGGCGTCCGACGAAGCCCGCTACATCACCGGTGTCACGCTGCCCGTCGACGCCGGCAGCCTTCTGAAATAG